In Plutella xylostella chromosome 3, ilPluXylo3.1, whole genome shotgun sequence, the following proteins share a genomic window:
- the LOC105387203 gene encoding protein MIS12 homolog → MITTKPWSGGTDEEYETQHFGFGAQRFKIAVRQMVQQRISTCVTDMQNYLQEALNLNDTDKVTLTHSCAKLIRLYSERAGPSLETIDQEIEKILGVPPNVLLPEDEVQKEQVSDEEYNKLKEEVSDLRKRVERGALMEALLTAEEDELISIEKACEAAKKDLEVLDVLHKSTANTDTVKEVVRETQVLCASVPFMRDGIEADVFGNTSRLSMGFKKDVFDN, encoded by the coding sequence ATGATAACAACCAAACCATGGAGCGGAGGCACTGACGAGGAGTACGAGACGCAGCATTTCGGCTTCGGCGCCCAACGTTTCAAAATTGCAGTCAGGCAAATGGTGCAACAGAGAATATCAACATGTGTAACGGATATGCAAAATTACTTGCAAGAAGCATTGAACTTGAACGACACAGACAAAGTGACTTTAACTCATTCCTGTGCCAAGTTAATACGATTATATAGTGAGCGTGCTGGTCCGTCACTGGAAACTATTGACCAGGAAATTGAAAAGATCCTTGGAGTGCCCCCCAATGTTCTGTTGCCAGAAGATGAGGTGCAGAAAGAGCAGGTATCTGATGAAGAATACAACAAGTTAAAAGAAGAAGTCTCAGATTTGAGGAAGCGGGTAGAACGGGGCGCTCTCATGGAGGCCTTGCTTACAGCGGAGGAAGACGAACTAATATCTATAGAGAAAGCTTGTGAAGCAGCTAAGAAGGACTTGGAGGTGTTAGATGTTCTACACAAGAGTACAGCAAACACAGACACTGTCAAGGAAGTAGTGCGAGAGACCCAAGTGTTGTGTGCGAGTGTGCCGTTCATGAGGGACGGTATTGAGGCAGATGTGTTTGGGAACACCAGCAGGCTCTCAATGGGTTTCAAAAAAGATGTGTTTGATAACTGA